The genomic DNA ACAACGCAGTAATAGATAAGTCAACGTGCTGCCGTGTATATAAACAATCACCTGTGATGTCATATTTCCATCACGAGTCTTTATTGAAGGCCCTTGAGATCACGTGTTCGACCGTATGTAGGCTATGTTTCGATTACTGGACATTTTAGAGGCAAAAGTTCAACAAAATACTTTAAAGGATTATTTGCTTTTTGTATCGGAACCAGCGCTAAGCTAGCCATCGCTTTCCTTTTTGACAGTATATGCATACCAGTTTAAACGAAGCACATGCAATTCTCCTTCGTGTCCGTGACCGACTTTTGCCGTCTCTCATCTGCGACGCACTTGAAAAGTGTCTCTACCACATGTATCGTTCACAAAAACGTCTCAATCGAAATCAAACGGAAAGGGGGAACGGAAACGGTGACGCACATCGAACGACAACTAATGCACATGCTATTGTCGGCAACAATATTTTGGCATGATGTGAATTCATGTCttattttcttaaatagaaTTGCTTATAGAAAACAATACCTGATACTGTTTAGTCCTTTTCAAGCAGTTTATAACTTTAAATATCCTTCGGTGATGTGGCACTTGTACCTCACAAAGAACAAGAGGCTGCTCACCGTATGATAAAACCCACATTTTCATACGCcccttaaaaaattatatttatatatgtatatatatatatccctcTGTATTATTCAAAACTCAAGTGTACATCGTCTAATATGATATCAGAGTCATGTTATTGTATCCAAACCCACTTTCGGGTGGCTGCTCAACAGGGCGAAGAAGGCGGCCCTGGCAATGTTTTCTGCAAAAATAGAGATCCATGCTTCATGCTTTTCAAACCCTTACTGTAAATTCTAACAAGTCACACGTATATCCATCAAGCGGAAAAAGGTCCTCACTCCTGTGTATTTGTAATCTTGTAAGAGCCACGAAATGAAGACAAAGTGCAGGAATGATGTGGCGTGGATCAGCAGCATTGGATACGCGTGATATCTTGGTCCTCAGATGGACTTGCGTCGTCTCATCAGTCGGAGGTTTTCCGTGAAGCTGTGCAGCCCGGGTGAAACGGAGCTGATGGGAGAGGGTATGAAGCTGTTTTTCAATGTGCTGGGCGAGATCTCCTCGATGCGGTACGACACCGTGGAGTGGTAGTACTGGTGCGGGCTCAGCTGCGAGCCGAACGAGTTCTGGTGATGAAACGGTCCTCCTCCCATGGCTAGGCCGAGACCGACCGAGCTCCCGAACTCGTGCGAATGGTAGTGCATGCAGGAGCAAACTGATTGGAGGTCGGTGACCTCTGATCTGTagcgctgctgctgctgctgttgctCTCGTCTCCGTCGACTCCTCTGGAGCGTGTCCTCTTGAATATGGATGACCATGCTACTGCGGTTTCCCGCCAGGGAAGCTCTCTCCTCGGCGTCCCGCCGCTCGTCCTCGCTGTTCATGGTCAGGAAACGTAGCACGACCAAGTTGAGGAACGCCCCGATCACCGTCAACCCTACCAGGATATACATGAAGCTGAACGCCACATACACCGGCTTTCTCTGCAGCGCTCTGTTCTTTTGAAGGGCTACGAAGTCCCCGAAGCCGATGGTGGTGAGCGTTATGAAGCAATAGTAATACGACTGAAAAAAACTCCAGTCTTCGTAGTGGGAGAAAGCAGCCGCTCCAATGCAGAGCGTTCCCATGCAGGAGAAGAAGCCCACGGTGACCATGTTCTCCATGGACACCTCCGTGATGCGCATCCCGCAGCATTTCTTGATGCGCTTCAACAGGTACTTCACAAATGTGTTCATCCGTTCTCCGAGGCTCTGGAACATCACCAGGGTGAGCGGGATCCCCAGAACCGCATAAAACATGCAGAAGGCCTTTCCGGCATCTGTGCCTGGAGCTGCGTGACCGTAACCTGAGGAGCACAGAAACAGCAGGGATCAGATCAGAGCAAACACTGCGTGCTGAGAATATCAGTAGCTGGAGACCTAAAGTGAAACAGAAAGTGATGCATGAGCTGCCACAATGCCTTTCGTTCTTAAAAATCAGCCTATTTATGGTTCACTGGTTGATATAGTTATTGtattgtaaaaaacaaaatgtgacCCAGTTTGTGAAAAccaagctaaagtcatttttgtgattgattgttttctacataaaatcatcctacataatgtaaagaagtAAGGTCAAAGATTCAAATCAATGAAtgtaatcaaactttgatgctccaatcctcatcattagattatgagacttgtGATCTAATATGGAGGCTTGCTTTCTCCATGGCAGTACGTAAGACGATCATCGGTTCTTGCATCTTGTGATCGACCGTGTGTTTTGTCATAACACATGACTACTAGTCACCAGCGACCATCTGATGTCGATCCAGCATGCCGCAATTTTAGATCAAACACAACTTACAGTGCTCTTTACATTTAAACGTGACTTAATGATCTCTAAATAAGCTCAAAGTACAAATCGTTTTTTTCCTTACAAACGTATCGTTTTGCTTCAAAAGACATGTTAAACCACCGAAGCCGTATGGATTCCTTTGGGTTTAAAGCACCTGGCCGCTATTCAATCCCATTACGAGGCTAGGAAGAGCCAAGCTATTATTTAATATTCCTCTAattgtgttcatctgaagaaagaaagtcataaaTACTAGGGCTGGGACGATAAATCATGCAAATCTGCTTACAaagcttctcaatgaattatggtgaaagccgctacatccaaaagcgagagggcgctcttgtgcagaaactcaatatgtgCCGCAGAAGAAGTACCATTTACactatagactgtaaaaaagatggactaCACGACGGTGCTTACTTTTTATTGTAATGAACTAGCCGTAAAATGTTCGACAATGGGcccagtttggagccagggcatgcgcagaaggaatcgacTATTAATTTCCGATTTCTGTGTTATTTCACACTGACAAAATGAGTTGAAAAGCcgtttttgaggaaaaagccgcggtatcaaacttttGCCCAAACGCTCAACCATGCCCCCCTCATTTGACTGGCTTGCTAAAATTAGGTAATTTAAATACAActtattcatttaaatacaatcGGAAATTAATAGCTATATCTTCAATCTTCCCTCGAAGCACAGAGAGTCCACTCagagaagctgtcaatcacaaatgtcATAATGACACGCCCCTTTTCTATAGCATCAatttactagctaaaatgaaacttgtcacaaaaatgaacaactgaacatatatcagcgtgataacaactaccttaaaggaccaaaaccatctttcagaaattttattggaagtgaTATAGTTAcccatgtatatatatatatatatacatatatattatgttTTAATCCCCACAAAATTGGTAAAAATCATacttattatataatatatcctCTATaatcagctatgtctggctctctcccaagggtttttcccccTCCTAGGACTATTTCCCCACagggttttttcaacccctggggAGTCTTACATAGGCTACATTTttactacgctcgctagtaTCGTTAATCTTAACTGCTGTATTCTgctatttatgtttttaagatttttctgtgttttttgcttgttgtaaagctgctttgaaacatttaaacaattgtgaaaagcgctatataagtaaaattgaattgaattgaaaattttaacttttcaggATGTATGAGGCACACCAGATTTACAAATGCAGCTAGCTTCAGAAAATACATATAAGCATATTTAAATCACTGTTCCTTATCTTTTCAGGTTATtatttataatgattatgtttgacaagtgttgctttttcaaatgcatgttacaGACGACTCAAactcagtgattttagattgataaggactttctACTGATCAAAGAACCACAATATATGAAAGAGCCGTGCAAACATCGTCTTTGTGATTCAAAATGAATTTCAGACAGATATTATTAATATGAATCGTCCCAGCTCTAATGTATTCCTATAATTGCATTAAggttcattttaattttttcggtgagctattcctttaagtatacTCTTAAGACTCCACAACAAACTTTCACAAACAAATCGAGTTGTTTTCTGGTGGCCGGCCAGCATCTATAACTTCTGTCATCTTCAGCAAATTCTAAGAAACCAATCAATCAATTTCCAAGAAGCGGAAGTTTCCCAAATCTTGGCACTGCTTACAAACAGACTCGGGCAGAAAATGTGAGCTGAGTCACGAGCTAGCTATTGAGATATTGAGTATAGGTCACGCAAAATGAGGCTCAGGAGGTGTCCAATTAGTGCCAAATTTCCTCCCATGCCCCCTTGGCCCTTTCTGAGGGGGTGGGAGATGAAATCTGGGTGTTATAAGTttaaaaaagaatgaaagagaGACTATAGGAGCCAGTAAAGCTTTTAGCTTAATTAGACTTTATCtggaagtaaaaagactaaattTGCTGACTCACATTCTAGCCAACATGTCTTTCTAATACAATCTCTGCTGATGAGTAAGAAAAGAAGTGTCAAGACTATAGTAAAAATATACTACAGCCCACCTTGGTAAGCTAAGACAAGTATTCAACCGCTCTCTTTCATTAGCACTGACGAAGATGCCATTCAAAGTGTGGGCATTGTTGTGGATGTTTTCTTACAGTGGGTTTCCAAACAAATGTTAAATTATACATTAGTGTCTGTGTTTGACTGATTTATGGTTTAAAACTTTGAAGTGGTTTTCAACAGGCTTGTTTTTAAagtgctgtaagcatttttttgttttttgctaaCTTCAGTGACAACTAGGCTATGTTAACAAActtaaacacacaaaatgattgACAGGCAGGAGGTGTTCGTGATTAACTGGAATGGGTGGGACACCATTTTGGAAAAATATCATGCATTCACTCTTCAAAATAAAGATGATGCCACAGAAGAGTCATTTTTAGTTTAAAGCCAGGTGCaccatttttgaaaaacgctttggaaaagggagtccggccgagtaccaaaacacacttgtagccaatcagcagtaaggggcgtgtctactaaccaacatcgtttcCTGGGTTcctgggtctatcaaaagaagatccagattctattggggtaggggcgtgtctGTTTGGGTGATTTTAGATgacaacattggctttcagagatcatgcaccccgcctttaagtagtttttccattcagtcaaaggtgcTTTTAggaaccatttctttcttatACTCTCcaaaacaggtacaaaagttgtcacttggATGGTACCTTTTTTGAAAAGAAACCAGTATGCGACCAAGTTTTTGAGATAACAATTTTTACACTCAGAAGCGCGACAAGGCGCAGAGTCATTAGACATTTCAAAGATGAGAGATCGGGAGAACCTAATTTATACCAAAAGCATTATAGATGAGAGgtcttacggtacattcacatggggcgtTAGCTTTGACGCTTCCTATTCACTTTTTTAATGgttgacgtcatgcgttgctgaactgaattgtggatccgtcggcgccgcgtcactgccgttgctcacggcagaagttgaacatttctcaactttttaagCGGCAATGCaagcatcagccaatcagatcgccttactaacctaggcagagccagccaattacgtttatggaagaccggagcatgtgtaccggccactgtgattggctgatggCCACGCTTTAGACAGGCCTTCTATTGAGCGTTAACGCTTAaaccccgtgtgaatgtaccgttgtgctgcgttcagaccagccgcggtagaggcgtcaagcgagagtgatttcaatgttaagtcaatgtaaagacacgtcgacccgcatctggaggtctcgcggtgcgaatgaggcgtttagcgggGCACAGTAGACGCAATTGCCACGGCAAACGCACAAGTTGAACAGTTTGAACCTTGGGGGAaaaacgcgccgcgttaaccaatcaggagcttgctctagtagtgacgtgattacaggaagcgagtggagtcgCAGAACCCCCTCTCATGACACGAATTTTACAttgtgaatgtctcgataactacaatttcacgcgtgaatgaagcgagtaaactcaaaccaTTCAAGCTGCAAACTAGACGCGAATTTCATGCCTCAAGTGCGGCtagtgtgaacccacggtaaagTATACAAGTATGTATAGCTATGACACTCTgctaactggataacactggatataactttttgtatatatagtttaataatatCATGTATGTTGCCTGCAACAAATCAATTACATCTTAACTAAAGTGATACTAACTATAGCTGCTGAGCTAAAAtcagcatagggaatctctatggctttTTTAAAAGACATCTGATATGTTGTAAGCTACATTTAGTTGTAAATGTAGTCTTTTGGTGTATCTTATGGCTAAAATTAGCCAAGGGAGTTTCCAACTTCCTATTAAATTTTACATAATGACGTGCAATAAATGCATAGAGAGTAAAGTCTATTTATTATCAAAGTATTTGTCATTAATACAGTTATTTTGggggaaaatgtgaataattgcattgcagacTGACTTAAGGTGTGCCCCTAAATGTTCTGCttgcgctgttaaaattttcagTGAGGGGCTACAGTGCTCCTAGTAAAAAATGACTAGACAtttagggggggggggggtcactTCAAATGTGGTCACACTAGGCCACTACATTGTGTTAATCCGGGTCGGATTTTAGGTACataagtgtactttttgaaaaggtaacGCCACAGTGACAACTTTGTACCTTTTATTCTGAGAATGTACCTTCTTAAAAACCTTTTCCAGTACAAAGTGTTAACggatttttatgaaaacatacAGCCAGAGAAAGACCATTTCGAGAACCTTTATTTGTCCACAGCAATTCATGTTATGctttatgaataaaaaaaagttttgcaaaCCTTTGTACAAATGCCCcccaaaattttatttaattaatattagaTGAACTTGCAGCACCATGAATTTGACTTCTAAATGGTATACAAACCTACAAAAGCTTTTAGCCCAATCAAACAAGACACTTTAGTATTAATATGCACCTAAAGGGAACCATCCAGCCAAAAAACTAAATCATTTGTAATTCATATTCCATACAGAAATAGCAACTTGCTTAATGAGAATGCATCCTATTGACATATAGCCTCTTCAGAACCTTCTGAACGCCGGCCGCCCACCGGCCCGCCCCCACCGCAGTGCTCGACGCCCACAGGCCCGCCCCCACCGCAATGCTCGACGCCCACAGACGCACACATTTATCACCACGACACACCGGGTCCATGCGGCCCGGCTCCTGCTGAGCACTTGTGTGAACTTACCAGGCTTTTACTGATCTTCTGGACATGCAAGGATTGATCTTCCAGTTCCCCCTGAAGGCCGCCTGCCTACTCGAGCGTGCCGTTACTGAATCTATTTATAGAAGTCGAGCCTGATCGATTCGATTTGCAAGCAAGATTTCTCTTTTCTTTATGCTGGTGCTCACTGTGTCGGTGTTGCGCTTTTGACCTTATGTGCAGTAGCACAGGCACATATTGAAAAGGAAAGGCATGTAATTTCCATGTACAGCTGGGGTGATTTATTTGGAGAAAAATATCGATGGGGTCTGTAGGTTGAGAGGTCAAAGTGCACTTGGACAGAATTGGCTTTATTTATGATGGATATCTGGACATAAAAAGACTCTGCACAAAATTTGTATACGCTGTGGAGTTGTAGATAATTTATTGCAGAATTGTAAAGACTTTCGTAGGAAGCTCAATAGGCCTATTAAACgtaatgttaattaaaatgttgtcattatttactcacccttatgtcatTCCAAACCCAGGGCGCCTTTTATAgccaaaaattgttcttttataGTTCaaaatttacacaaaaatagCATCAAAATTactatgaatgtttaaaaaatattaacctGGTGCCACAGCAAACCAAGCAATTGCCGTCATTTTACCATGTAGGTTTACTATAGGCCAAATATAGTCCGGATATGAGTTACCCACTTCCACCCACTTCTAGGTGATTACAGGgtgtttagtttcatttatgtattcattttatttcatttattttgctcTATAGTTAGACATATTACATTTTCACTGACAGActaaattttgccttgttttagcctaggaATCAAAATCTTTGTAAGtgggctgggttgtttttaacatatgctgggtaaatattggacagaacacatgctgggttaaaaattaccccaaaTGTACccaatttttatatttgaaaaagtattttttatattttctacataaaatcatcctacatactGTAAAGAACATTCATAAGTTATGTAAACTTTTCACAAACCAAAACGTAAAATATTAGACTTGTAAAACCAAGTGGTTTTAACttcaacagttgggttaaaacagcaTTGGGTAAATTTAAACCCACACTgctagaccaaaaatataaaattatgtgattttgtccataaaacaagcaaaaaaatttttttcatgaatttagtgtttaagaaaaatgcttgatttttttgcttaccccattgggagattttttgcttgttttatgcacaaaatcactgatgatatttttggtctaaaaactatacttattttcttgggtcattttgctcataaagaaaatacatcttaatttaagaatttctagatatttgtactaaaaacaagacaaaaatactaagattttttttttcttgaaaataatttttt from Misgurnus anguillicaudatus chromosome 20, ASM2758022v2, whole genome shotgun sequence includes the following:
- the kcnk9 gene encoding potassium channel subfamily K member 9, which produces MALCVGRTLVWFGQVLRRVSRLQGLWSRRSSSLLCLSTSQEHDQGTCYSRKQCPKSHQQQQHQQHSRVCPYPPFPDCCCAFPGDTRGHEPLSRRFLVAMKRQNVRTLSLIVCTFTYLLVGAAVFDALESDFEMREKEQLEAEEKRLQGKYNISEDDYRKLETIIMEAEPHRAGVQWKFAGSFYFAITVITTIGYGHAAPGTDAGKAFCMFYAVLGIPLTLVMFQSLGERMNTFVKYLLKRIKKCCGMRITEVSMENMVTVGFFSCMGTLCIGAAAFSHYEDWSFFQSYYYCFITLTTIGFGDFVALQKNRALQRKPVYVAFSFMYILVGLTVIGAFLNLVVLRFLTMNSEDERRDAEERASLAGNRSSMVIHIQEDTLQRSRRRREQQQQQQRYRSEVTDLQSVCSCMHYHSHEFGSSVGLGLAMGGGPFHHQNSFGSQLSPHQYYHSTVSYRIEEISPSTLKNSFIPSPISSVSPGLHSFTENLRLMRRRKSI